A genomic region of Nymphaea colorata isolate Beijing-Zhang1983 chromosome 2, ASM883128v2, whole genome shotgun sequence contains the following coding sequences:
- the LOC116247180 gene encoding uncharacterized protein LOC116247180, translated as MSRCTYIPLSKSVEEAEELRMKEHRASFTIDCLQRRLLAERMESRAALAEVDRLQKRVMQLERRLEEEVELVRKAERAFRSAIKKLESLDLLSFEFGLTNTTRRSWSKSTHEMQQNGQTGGRKGREQPEPGAESKDQEQTQKTCFTSRTGELSGYAKSHDICVT; from the exons ATGTCTAGATGCACGTACATACCGCTGTCAAAGAGCGTGGAAGAAGCAGAGGAGCTCCGAATGAAGGAGCACAGAGCTTCTTTCACCATCGACTGCTTGCAGAGAAGGTTGCTAGCAGAAAGAATGGAGTCGAGAGCAGCCTTGGCTGAGGTCGACAGATTGCAGAAAAGG GTGATGCAGTTGGAGAGGCGGTTGGAGGAAGAGGTGGAGCTGGTGAGGAAGGCGGAGAGGGCGTTCAGAAGCGCCATCAAGAAGCTCGAGTCCCTCGATCTCCTCTCCTTCGAGTTCGGTCTCACCAACACCACCAG GCGCTCGTGGAGCAAGAGCACCCATGAAATGCAGCAGAATGGACAAACTGGGGGGCGAAAGGGCAGGGAACAACCTGAGCCTGGAGCAGAGAGTAAAGATCAGGAGCAGACACAGAAGACGTGCTTTACATCAAGGACGGGTGAATTGTCTGGTTATGCTAAAAGCCATGATATTTGCGTCACTTGA